The Manduca sexta isolate Smith_Timp_Sample1 unplaced genomic scaffold, JHU_Msex_v1.0 HiC_scaffold_1635, whole genome shotgun sequence genomic sequence TGTGTACGCGTAACACTTGCAGAGCTATATTGAATCCGATGTGCCAAGTGGATTATAGAGCTAAATTATGGGTGTGCAACTTCTGCTTCCAAAGGAATCCTGTAAGTGCATTGAaacttaaaatttgtattgatttatatttgtaaatttaagcCATAATCGCCACAACAAATACTGTATATTTGGGCTTTtccattatgtttattatattatagttttatcttatacaaattaaaatattgcattctttataattttcttgtaataaatagaaaacattatACATGAATACCAAATATATGCTACTACAGTGTATATACCCTAAAGATTGAAATAACAGTCTTAATACCCACCATGAGTCATAAAAACATATCATTtagtaagtatagattattgtaATCATGGttataattttgacttttcttTTCAGTTTCCTCCACAATATGCTGCCATTTCCGAGCAGCATCAACCTGCAGAATTGATTCCAAACTTCTCAACAATAGAGTACACTATCACCCGTGCCCAGACTATGCCACCGATATACCTCCCTGGGTTGTTGACACATGCATGGATGAAGAGGAACTTGGAGCACTGAAGGATTCTCTCCAGACTTCATTGAGTCTTATGCCACAGAATGCCCTGGTTGGATTGATCACATTTGGCCGTATGGTCCAAATCCATGAGTTGAGTAAGTATTGCATTGGCTGGTctagttttattatgtaattttttttcaaattgtgaTTTAAGGTGCTTGATAATAATCATTTACTATTGCAATTTGGGGTTAAAAATACTGAAGACCATAGTATTGTGAATTTTAGTATCTTGTAATTGTGTCTTTTAAAAGTCATATTTGAATAACTTTTtcataattgcattaaaattttaaataattttgctttatttctcctaaaaaacaactttacaatatttttacaggcATAGAAGGCATTTCCAAATGCTATGTCTTCAAGGGTACCAAAGACTTGACAGCGAAACAGATTCAAGAACAACTGGCTATTGGTCGTGTTAATGCACCAAATCCCCAGCAACATCCAGGGCAACAAACTCCGTTGCCACCAGCACACCGGTTCCTACAACCTGTTAAGCAATGTGACATGGCGCTTACTGATTTGCTTGGAGAACTTGGGCGTGATCCTTGGCCTTTGGGCGTTGGTAAGAGAACCACTCCGTAGCAGCGGCGTGGCCCTTTCACTAGCTGTGGGTCTGTTGGAAGTAACTTACCCTAACACTGGTGCAAGAATCATGATGTTCCTCGGAGGTCCCTGTTCTCAAGGTCCGGGCCAGGTTGTCAACGATGAGCTGAAGCAGCCTATCCGTTCTCACCATGACATTCAGAAGGACAACGCCAAGTACATGAAGAAGGCGATAAAGCATTATGAAGCATTGTCAATTAGGTCCATAGCGAGCGGTCATTCAATTGATATCTACTCATGTGCCCTAGATCAGACAGGTTTAATGGAGATGAAACAGTGCTGTAATTCTACAGGGTgagttgtatttttaatctttttttcttGTTTGTAATTCATGAT encodes the following:
- the LOC119191549 gene encoding LOW QUALITY PROTEIN: protein transport protein Sec23A-like (The sequence of the model RefSeq protein was modified relative to this genomic sequence to represent the inferred CDS: deleted 3 bases in 2 codons), whose protein sequence is MATYEEFIQQNEDRDGIRFTWNVWPSSRIETTRLVVPLACLYQPLKERPDLPPIQYEPVLCTRNTCRAILNPMCQVDYRAKLWVCNFCFQRNPFPPQYAAISEQHQPAELIPNFSTIEYTITRAQTMPPIYLWVVDTCMDEEELGALKDSLQTSLSLMPQNALVGLITFGRMVQIHELSIEGISKCYVFKGTKDLTAKQIQEQLAIGRVNAPNPQQHPGQQTPLPPAHRFLQPVKQCDMALTDLLGELGRDPWPLGVGKRPLRSSGVALSLAVGLLEVTYPNTGARIMMFLGGPCSQGPGQVVNDELKQPIRSHHDIQKDNAKYMKKAIKHYEALSIRSIASGHSIDIYSCALDQTGLMEMKQCCNSTGGHMVMGDSFNSSLFKQTFQRVFAKDTKGDYKMAFNGTLEVKCSRELKISGAIGSCVSLNVKGPCVSDQEVGMGNTCQWKMCTFTPSTTMGIFFEVVNQHAAVPQGGRGCVQFITQYQHSSGQRRVRVTTVARNWGDAAVSMHHIAAGFDQEAAAVVMARLVVYRAELEDGPDVLRWLDRMLIRLCQKFGEYGKDDPNSFRLSENFSLYPQFMYHLRRSQFL